One window from the genome of Candidatus Binatia bacterium encodes:
- a CDS encoding SRPBCC domain-containing protein: MILEGKIDVAAPRAVLWDFLLDIDRFSSCLPGLEQVTEIDERTFEGVVVAAVGPISGKFSFRSTITDSTPPSDLVVQTDGEDSVTHSRVTARLNLKLAEPLEKRTELSYRADIEIKGRLGILGDMVLRATSVLALEEFARRLKARVEIAELPHG; the protein is encoded by the coding sequence ATGATTCTCGAAGGCAAGATCGATGTCGCAGCTCCCCGCGCAGTTCTCTGGGATTTTCTCCTGGACATCGATCGCTTCTCATCGTGCCTTCCCGGCCTGGAGCAGGTCACGGAGATCGACGAGCGCACGTTCGAAGGCGTCGTCGTAGCGGCCGTCGGCCCGATCTCCGGCAAGTTCAGCTTCCGGTCGACGATCACCGACAGCACGCCGCCGAGCGACCTCGTGGTGCAAACCGACGGCGAGGATTCCGTCACCCACAGCCGCGTCACCGCGAGATTGAACCTGAAGCTTGCCGAGCCGCTTGAAAAGCGCACGGAACTGAGTTATCGCGCCGACATAGAGATCAAAGGTCGACTCGGTATCCTCGGCGATATGGTCCTGCGTGCCACGTCGGTGTTGGCGCTGGAGGAATTTGCCCGAAGACTAAAAGCGCGAGTGGAGATTGCGGAGCTACCGCATGGCTGA
- a CDS encoding lysylphosphatidylglycerol synthase transmembrane domain-containing protein: MLAALRTAIGVGLLVYLGTLGAINWSALLGLAEAWPLSLTVLALLVMTVVLTSWRLCVLLKPHGLHLSLASSLRLTLIGAFFNACLPGITGGDIVRVYYATVGNRSGFTEIATVMLLDRAVGAFALALWPLLAAPLFPRLLESVGILLVLLWAAAAVVAAMLAGVLFCFARQERNSRPMSRAFPRLRLVAHAERVFKTVGAYRRNVGILLAAVGISLLVQTITVGVMLLLVQATSPTGVSGPMVILIPLGFMANALPVTPGGLGVGEAAFIKLFQLAGLTGGAEALLGWRVLTTFVDLLGLVFYLQGGKPSVDRG, encoded by the coding sequence TTGCTCGCGGCACTGCGGACGGCGATCGGCGTCGGCCTGCTGGTCTACCTCGGCACTTTAGGCGCGATCAACTGGTCAGCCTTGTTGGGTTTGGCGGAGGCCTGGCCGCTATCGCTCACCGTTCTCGCCCTTTTGGTCATGACCGTGGTCCTCACCTCGTGGCGCCTATGCGTGCTGCTGAAGCCGCACGGCCTGCACCTTTCACTCGCCTCGTCGCTCCGGCTCACCTTGATAGGGGCTTTTTTCAACGCGTGCCTGCCGGGAATCACTGGCGGTGATATCGTCAGGGTCTACTATGCCACGGTGGGCAACCGGAGCGGATTCACCGAGATCGCCACGGTGATGCTGCTCGACCGTGCCGTGGGCGCGTTCGCGCTGGCGCTCTGGCCGCTGCTGGCCGCCCCACTGTTCCCGCGGTTGCTGGAGTCGGTGGGAATTTTACTCGTCTTGCTATGGGCTGCGGCCGCTGTCGTAGCGGCGATGCTTGCGGGTGTGTTGTTCTGTTTTGCGAGGCAGGAGAGAAATAGCCGCCCGATGTCCCGCGCCTTCCCGAGGTTGCGCCTGGTGGCTCACGCGGAACGGGTGTTTAAAACTGTGGGCGCGTACCGCCGGAACGTGGGTATCCTGCTGGCGGCGGTCGGGATCTCGTTGCTGGTACAGACGATCACGGTAGGGGTCATGTTGCTTTTGGTTCAGGCCACCAGCCCCACCGGGGTCAGCGGTCCGATGGTCATTCTGATCCCGCTCGGCTTTATGGCCAACGCCCTGCCGGTGACCCCGGGCGGGTTAGGAGTGGGCGAAGCGGCTTTTATCAAGCTGTTTCAGTTGGCCGGGCTGACTGGCGGGGCCGAGGCGCTGCTGGGTTGGCGCGTGCTGACGACGTTTGTTGATCTGCTCGGCCTGGTCTTCTATTTACAGGGAGGCAAGCCTTCTGTCGATCGGGGCTGA
- a CDS encoding LL-diaminopimelate aminotransferase has product MAIKKAKRINELPSYLFAEIDRRKREALARGVDLIDLGIGDPDIPTPAPIVEKLAEGASKPANHRYPNTTGMKEYRQAVASWYQNRFGVKLDAEKEVVSLIGSKEGIANMATAFVDPGDIVLVSSPCYPVYHIGTLFNGGKNYFLPLTKENRFLPDLDAIPAEVARAAKMLWINYPNNPTAAVAEKDFFTRVIEFANKYNVIVCHDAAYTEMGFDGYRPMSFLEVEGAREIGIEFHSLSKSFNMTGWRVGMAVGNPELVAGLAQVKSNIDSGIFQAVQEAAIEALRLGDKIIEPSRRVFQERRDILVDGLRAAGFECEKPRATFYVWVSVPKGFTSADFTAKLLDQAGVVTTPGNGFGAPGEGYVRFTLCVDKLRLKEVTERIRQVRI; this is encoded by the coding sequence ATCGCGATTAAAAAAGCCAAACGAATCAACGAGTTGCCGTCTTACCTTTTCGCCGAAATCGACCGGCGAAAGAGAGAAGCGCTGGCGCGCGGCGTGGATCTGATCGATCTCGGCATCGGCGATCCGGATATTCCGACGCCGGCGCCGATCGTCGAAAAGCTGGCCGAGGGCGCGAGCAAGCCGGCAAACCATCGCTATCCCAACACCACCGGAATGAAGGAGTACCGCCAGGCGGTTGCGAGCTGGTACCAGAACCGCTTCGGCGTCAAGCTCGATGCGGAAAAGGAAGTCGTCTCGTTGATCGGCTCCAAAGAAGGCATCGCCAACATGGCTACCGCTTTCGTCGACCCCGGCGATATCGTCCTGGTTTCGAGTCCATGCTATCCGGTGTATCACATCGGGACTCTGTTCAACGGCGGAAAAAATTATTTTCTGCCGCTCACGAAAGAGAATCGTTTCCTGCCGGACCTCGACGCGATTCCCGCCGAAGTCGCGCGGGCGGCCAAGATGCTGTGGATCAACTATCCCAACAACCCCACGGCGGCGGTGGCGGAAAAAGATTTTTTCACGCGCGTGATCGAGTTCGCGAACAAATATAACGTCATCGTCTGCCACGACGCGGCCTACACCGAGATGGGCTTCGACGGCTATCGCCCGATGAGCTTTCTCGAAGTCGAGGGCGCGCGGGAGATCGGCATCGAATTCCACTCGCTCTCCAAGAGCTTCAACATGACCGGCTGGCGCGTGGGCATGGCCGTCGGCAATCCGGAGCTCGTCGCCGGCCTGGCGCAGGTCAAGTCGAACATCGACTCCGGCATCTTCCAGGCGGTTCAGGAGGCGGCGATCGAGGCCTTGCGCTTGGGCGACAAAATCATCGAGCCATCGAGAAGAGTCTTTCAGGAAAGGCGCGACATTCTCGTGGACGGGCTCCGCGCCGCGGGATTCGAATGCGAGAAGCCGCGCGCGACGTTCTACGTCTGGGTTTCGGTTCCTAAGGGATTTACCTCGGCGGATTTCACCGCTAAGCTGCTCGACCAGGCCGGTGTCGTCACGACGCCCGGCAACGGCTTCGGCGCGCCGGGCGAGGGCTACGTGCGCTTTACCCTCTGTGTGGACAAATTACGCTTGAAGGAGGTCACGGAGAGAATCCGGCAGGTAAGAATTTAG
- a CDS encoding YIP1 family protein produces the protein MSNLIERAVRAAKLDVTVYEEVEADKTALGQALGVVLLSSVAAGIGSVVSAGAVGLFIGAIGALIGWFIWAYLTFIIGTKLLPEPQTDADIGQLLRTIGFSSSPGVIQILGVIPVLGKIIFVAASIWMLVAMVIAVRQALDYSSTLRAVGVCLIGWIVQAVVFILFFFLFVGPTMSVNP, from the coding sequence ATGTCAAACCTAATCGAACGCGCGGTGCGGGCCGCCAAGCTGGACGTGACGGTTTACGAAGAGGTCGAGGCCGACAAGACGGCTCTCGGCCAGGCGCTGGGTGTCGTGCTGCTCTCCAGCGTCGCCGCGGGAATCGGCAGCGTCGTCTCGGCCGGCGCCGTCGGGCTTTTTATCGGCGCCATCGGCGCGCTTATCGGCTGGTTCATCTGGGCGTACCTCACGTTTATCATCGGCACGAAACTTCTTCCCGAACCACAAACCGACGCCGATATCGGTCAACTGCTTCGGACCATAGGGTTCTCCAGCTCTCCGGGAGTTATCCAGATATTGGGCGTCATTCCAGTGCTTGGGAAAATTATTTTTGTCGCAGCTTCGATCTGGATGCTGGTCGCCATGGTGATCGCCGTGAGACAGGCGCTGGATTACAGCAGCACGCTTCGAGCCGTGGGGGTCTGTCTGATCGGCTGGATCGTGCAGGCCGTCGTCTTCATCCTGTTCTTTTTTCTTTTCGTTGGACCCACCATGAGCGTCAATCCGTAG
- a CDS encoding GMC family oxidoreductase, whose product MADFYDVIIIGGGSAGCTAAARLSEDPKRNVLLLETGPDPQPIPDIVAEASQQTRLLLESPFVMMYPSQRKIDGSTYYALSGRIMGGGSSVNVMSVLRPMKHDLDNWVAHGNPDWSYEKCLPVMKRIESDQDFPDSPIHGNDGPLYVKRPFMLDMPASAPVRAFIDRALGMGLSSCPDLNVAEPLGVCASPYNIKNGKRQSTTVAYLNLARGRKNLTIVAEAPVRWLKIDGRRVTEVVYEKERQVRRVAADKIVLAAGVYHTPQVLMLSGVGPAKELARLGIKTVHALEGVGENYQDHPVVYMTFEGPTHFSEDWVVPRFRLITKSDPSRSCANFHIVMRPPTEVKGIKRMMPVSAHLLEQTTRGKLTLRSTEPNELPAIESRMLEDGRDVEAMTNTMRFIFDLTQHDSMEKYYGPLVQPGPKDDWAKFARSTYDSYHHGVGTCLMAPASNKMAVVDQKLKVHGMDNLWIADASIMPTVTHANTNLTAIMIGERVSDFIKELG is encoded by the coding sequence ATGGCTGATTTTTACGATGTTATCATTATCGGCGGAGGCTCGGCGGGATGCACCGCCGCCGCCCGCTTATCGGAGGATCCGAAGCGCAACGTGCTGCTGCTGGAAACCGGGCCCGACCCGCAGCCGATCCCGGACATCGTGGCAGAAGCATCGCAACAAACGCGCCTACTGCTCGAATCGCCGTTCGTAATGATGTATCCCTCGCAGCGAAAGATCGACGGCAGCACGTATTACGCGCTCTCGGGACGGATCATGGGCGGCGGCTCGTCGGTCAACGTCATGTCCGTGTTGCGGCCCATGAAGCACGATCTCGACAACTGGGTCGCGCACGGGAACCCCGACTGGTCGTATGAAAAATGCCTGCCGGTAATGAAGCGCATCGAATCGGACCAGGATTTTCCCGATAGCCCGATCCACGGCAACGACGGCCCGCTGTACGTGAAGCGGCCCTTCATGTTGGACATGCCGGCATCGGCGCCGGTGCGCGCTTTCATCGATCGCGCGCTCGGCATGGGACTCTCCTCCTGCCCCGATCTCAACGTTGCCGAGCCGTTGGGCGTCTGTGCATCGCCCTATAATATTAAAAACGGCAAGCGGCAATCGACCACCGTTGCGTATCTGAATCTCGCCCGCGGCCGGAAAAATCTGACGATCGTCGCCGAAGCGCCGGTGCGATGGTTGAAAATCGACGGGCGCAGAGTGACTGAAGTCGTATACGAAAAGGAACGACAGGTTCGGCGCGTCGCCGCCGACAAGATCGTGCTCGCCGCCGGCGTTTACCACACGCCGCAGGTTCTCATGCTCTCCGGTGTCGGCCCGGCCAAAGAGCTGGCGCGGCTCGGCATCAAGACAGTGCATGCGCTCGAAGGCGTGGGCGAGAACTATCAAGACCACCCGGTGGTCTACATGACGTTCGAGGGGCCGACGCACTTCAGTGAAGATTGGGTGGTACCGCGCTTTCGTCTGATCACCAAGAGCGATCCGTCGCGGTCCTGCGCGAACTTTCACATCGTGATGCGGCCACCGACCGAAGTGAAAGGTATTAAACGAATGATGCCCGTCTCCGCCCATCTGCTGGAACAGACCACGCGCGGCAAGCTTACGCTGCGGAGCACAGAACCGAACGAGCTACCGGCGATCGAGTCGCGCATGCTCGAGGACGGCCGCGACGTCGAGGCCATGACCAACACGATGCGCTTCATTTTCGATCTCACGCAGCATGACTCGATGGAGAAATACTACGGGCCGCTCGTGCAACCGGGTCCGAAGGACGATTGGGCTAAATTCGCGCGCTCGACCTACGACAGCTACCATCATGGCGTGGGCACCTGCCTGATGGCGCCGGCGTCGAACAAGATGGCCGTCGTCGATCAGAAGCTGAAAGTCCACGGCATGGACAATCTCTGGATCGCCGACGCTTCGATCATGCCGACGGTCACGCACGCCAACACCAATCTCACGGCGATCATGATCGGCGAGCGCGTGTCGGATTTTATCAAGGAGCTTGGCTGA
- a CDS encoding peroxiredoxin, producing the protein MADTATNLKLGTKVPDFEFETYEPAKGDFGKFRLQDQISNKRWTILFFYPADFTFVUATEFAALAEQHDRFVKMGCDIITVSTDTKFVHKAWQENEKELAKVKYPMAGDPTGKAAQMFGVYDEDTGLALRGTFIINPQGVLMNAEINFYNLGRNIDELMRKFKANLYLSKKTNEACPSKWKDEGDKTLTPSAKMVGKVHEALQGK; encoded by the coding sequence ATGGCAGACACAGCGACGAATTTGAAACTCGGGACGAAGGTGCCGGATTTCGAGTTCGAGACCTACGAGCCGGCGAAAGGCGACTTCGGCAAGTTCCGCCTGCAGGATCAAATCAGCAACAAGCGCTGGACGATTCTCTTCTTCTATCCGGCCGACTTCACCTTCGTCTGAGCGACCGAATTCGCTGCTCTGGCAGAGCAGCACGACCGTTTCGTCAAGATGGGGTGCGACATCATCACGGTGAGCACGGATACCAAGTTCGTGCACAAGGCGTGGCAGGAGAATGAGAAGGAGCTTGCGAAGGTCAAGTACCCGATGGCAGGCGATCCTACCGGAAAGGCGGCACAGATGTTCGGCGTGTACGACGAGGACACCGGCCTTGCGTTGCGAGGAACCTTCATCATCAACCCCCAGGGGGTCCTGATGAACGCCGAGATCAACTTCTACAACCTCGGCCGAAACATCGACGAGCTGATGCGTAAGTTCAAAGCGAACCTCTACCTGTCGAAAAAAACCAACGAGGCCTGCCCCTCGAAGTGGAAGGACGAAGGCGACAAGACCCTCACACCGTCCGCAAAAATGGTGGGCAAGGTCCACGAAGCGCTACAAGGCAAATAG
- a CDS encoding PP0621 family protein has product MLRLILLFFLFFLFFTLLNLYLFTRKRPRNLRQSDAAKPEEMVLDPQCQSYLPKSEAMLRGDQYFCSEQCARLYLAGRSSN; this is encoded by the coding sequence ATGCTGAGGCTGATTCTCCTCTTCTTCCTGTTTTTTCTTTTCTTCACGCTCCTCAATCTCTATCTATTCACCCGAAAAAGACCGCGCAATCTGCGCCAGAGCGACGCCGCCAAGCCGGAGGAGATGGTCCTCGACCCGCAGTGCCAGAGCTATCTTCCCAAGAGCGAGGCCATGCTCCGCGGCGACCAATATTTTTGCAGCGAGCAGTGCGCGCGTCTATACCTCGCGGGCCGATCGAGCAATTAA
- a CDS encoding RidA family protein, which produces MKKKKRAKETIETKLSALGFELPQPPTPAANYIPFVRVGDLLFIGGNIGRLNGQPPKYTGKVGGEVTLEQAYEMARDCALNHLAIMKAALRSLDRVKRIVKVLGYVAVAPGFTDMPKVVNGESDLLVKLWGARGEHARAAVGVASLSKDAPVETEIIVQVRR; this is translated from the coding sequence ATGAAGAAGAAAAAGCGGGCGAAAGAAACGATCGAGACAAAACTATCCGCGCTTGGGTTCGAGCTGCCGCAACCGCCGACGCCGGCGGCGAACTACATCCCTTTCGTCAGAGTCGGCGATCTCCTGTTTATCGGCGGCAACATCGGCCGCTTGAACGGCCAACCGCCGAAATACACCGGAAAAGTCGGCGGCGAAGTCACGCTCGAACAGGCCTACGAGATGGCGCGCGATTGCGCGCTGAATCATCTCGCGATCATGAAAGCGGCTCTGAGGAGTCTCGATCGAGTGAAGCGGATCGTGAAAGTCTTAGGCTACGTCGCCGTCGCGCCCGGATTTACCGACATGCCAAAGGTCGTCAATGGCGAGTCCGACCTTCTCGTGAAACTCTGGGGCGCGCGCGGCGAGCACGCCCGCGCCGCCGTCGGCGTCGCCTCGCTTAGCAAAGACGCGCCGGTGGAAACGGAGATCATCGTGCAGGTGCGGAGATAG
- the folK gene encoding 2-amino-4-hydroxy-6-hydroxymethyldihydropteridine diphosphokinase, producing MPHQVYIGIGSNLGNKRENYLEALERIAKLPKTRIIKESSVYESQPHGDSKEWYINGVIEIETEMKPELLLTKLKNIERAMGRKKVRKKWGARIIDLDILLYDSLIMNKKNLKIPHPEMHQRKFVLIPLIELGPQVIHPVLGTSISEILVGVKDDKRVSLARL from the coding sequence GTGCCCCATCAGGTATATATAGGCATCGGCTCCAACCTGGGAAACAAGCGGGAGAACTACCTGGAGGCGCTGGAAAGAATCGCCAAGCTCCCCAAGACCCGCATCATCAAAGAATCCTCCGTCTACGAAAGCCAGCCGCACGGCGATTCCAAGGAATGGTACATCAACGGGGTCATCGAGATTGAAACCGAGATGAAACCCGAGCTGCTGCTGACTAAATTGAAAAACATCGAGCGCGCCATGGGGCGGAAGAAAGTGCGCAAGAAGTGGGGCGCGCGCATCATCGATCTCGACATACTGCTTTACGACTCGCTCATCATGAACAAGAAGAATTTAAAAATTCCTCACCCGGAAATGCACCAGCGCAAGTTCGTCCTGATCCCGTTGATCGAGCTCGGGCCGCAAGTGATCCATCCGGTCCTGGGCACCTCGATTTCCGAGATCCTGGTCGGAGTCAAAGACGACAAGCGCGTCAGCCTCGCCCGGCTGTAG